In a genomic window of Nocardia fluminea:
- a CDS encoding carbonic anhydrase, which yields MPGSNPISAWKSLREGNERFVNDTLQHPSQGAADRAKLVGGQNPHAILFGCGDSRVAAELIFDQGLGDMFVVRTAGHVVDSSVLGSIEYGVEVLNVPLIVVLGHDSCGAVKATIDALDGGEVPGGFIRSVVERVTPSILVGRREGLNTVDELEARHVVETSKLLMQRSMIISQRVATGQCAIASVTYKLEDGRVHLRRTVGNIGEVV from the coding sequence ATGCCTGGTTCCAATCCGATAAGCGCCTGGAAGTCGTTGCGCGAAGGCAATGAGCGCTTCGTCAACGACACCCTTCAGCATCCTAGCCAGGGTGCCGCGGACCGAGCCAAACTCGTCGGGGGCCAAAACCCCCACGCGATCCTGTTCGGCTGCGGTGATTCCCGCGTCGCCGCCGAACTGATCTTCGACCAGGGGCTCGGCGACATGTTCGTGGTGCGCACAGCGGGCCACGTCGTGGACAGTTCGGTGCTCGGCTCGATCGAATACGGCGTCGAGGTGCTCAACGTGCCCCTGATCGTCGTCCTCGGGCACGACAGCTGCGGCGCCGTGAAGGCCACCATCGACGCGCTCGACGGCGGCGAGGTGCCGGGTGGGTTCATTCGCAGCGTGGTCGAGCGGGTGACCCCGTCGATCCTGGTGGGCCGTCGCGAAGGCCTGAACACGGTCGACGAACTCGAAGCGCGCCACGTGGTGGAGACCAGCAAGTTGCTCATGCAGCGCTCGATGATCATCTCCCAGCGCGTTGCCACTGGTCAGTGCGCTATCGCGAGCGTCACCTACAAGCTCGAAGACGGCCGCGTGCACCTGCGGCGCACTGTCGGCAACATCGGCGAGGTGGTCTGA
- a CDS encoding HhH-GPD family protein, which produces MSIDAQALLGWFDDTARALPWREPDATAWHILMSEIMLQQTPVVRVEPIWREWVARWPVPSAMAASSQAEVLRAWGKLGYPRRALRLHECARVLAAEHGDVVPADVDVLLSLPGIGAYTARAVACFAYGQRVPVVDTNVRRVVARAVHGREPGNPSSRDLAETEALLPVPVPRAARFSAALMELGALVCTARNPDCARCPLPSCAWVTAGKPAAAVARKAQKYEGTDRQARGRLLDVLRDASGPVERIRLDLAWTRDPGQRARALDSLLVDGLIEQTDDGLFALAGEGSAAG; this is translated from the coding sequence GTGAGCATCGACGCGCAGGCCCTGCTCGGCTGGTTCGACGACACGGCGCGCGCGCTGCCGTGGCGCGAGCCGGACGCGACCGCATGGCACATCCTGATGAGCGAGATCATGCTCCAGCAGACGCCCGTGGTGCGGGTGGAGCCGATCTGGCGCGAATGGGTGGCGCGCTGGCCGGTGCCCTCGGCGATGGCGGCGTCCTCGCAAGCTGAGGTGCTGCGGGCGTGGGGCAAGTTGGGATATCCGCGGCGGGCGCTGCGGTTGCACGAGTGCGCGCGGGTGCTGGCAGCCGAACACGGTGATGTGGTCCCCGCCGATGTCGACGTGCTGCTGAGCCTGCCGGGTATCGGCGCGTACACCGCCCGCGCCGTGGCATGTTTCGCCTACGGACAGCGAGTTCCCGTGGTGGACACGAATGTTCGGCGCGTCGTCGCGCGAGCGGTGCACGGCCGCGAGCCGGGCAATCCGTCGTCGCGCGATCTCGCCGAAACCGAGGCGCTGCTGCCCGTTCCGGTGCCGCGAGCCGCGAGGTTCTCGGCGGCCCTGATGGAACTGGGCGCCCTGGTGTGCACCGCCCGCAACCCCGACTGCGCGCGCTGCCCGCTGCCGAGCTGTGCGTGGGTCACAGCGGGTAAACCGGCCGCTGCGGTGGCGCGGAAGGCGCAGAAGTACGAGGGCACCGACCGCCAGGCCCGTGGGCGGCTGCTCGATGTGCTGCGCGACGCGTCGGGCCCGGTCGAGCGGATTCGTCTCGACCTGGCATGGACACGCGATCCGGGTCAGCGTGCGCGGGCGCTGGATTCGCTACTGGTCGACGGGTTGATCGAGCAGACCGACGACGGACTGTTCGCGCTCGCGGGCGAAGGAAGCGCTGCGGGTTGA
- a CDS encoding alpha/beta fold hydrolase: MLYDEGGSGVPILLLHGLMGSARTWADQVPWLREYGHVHAVDAAGHGRPAPAELTTEAFVADLAEHTAAITEPMVIVGHSMGAIHGWVFAASYPGRVRAIVVEDIAPDFTGRTAAHWAELIHSWPQPFADEQAVLDYFGPVAGTYFLRAFTAASDGYRLHGEVDTFRAISEEWGTRDFWTEWKSLRVPTLLIEGEHTITPPGQMRTMAAAVPDAEYVRIAGAGHLVHDEQPEAYREHVGRFLDRVTSRDPD; this comes from the coding sequence GTGTTGTACGACGAAGGCGGGTCCGGGGTTCCGATTCTGCTGTTGCACGGGCTGATGGGGAGCGCACGGACCTGGGCGGATCAGGTGCCGTGGTTGCGCGAGTACGGGCATGTTCACGCGGTGGATGCCGCCGGGCACGGGCGGCCGGCGCCCGCCGAGCTCACCACCGAGGCGTTCGTCGCCGATCTCGCCGAGCACACCGCCGCGATCACCGAGCCGATGGTGATCGTCGGGCACTCGATGGGCGCGATCCACGGGTGGGTGTTCGCGGCGAGCTATCCCGGGCGGGTGCGCGCGATCGTCGTCGAGGACATCGCCCCCGACTTCACCGGCCGCACCGCCGCCCACTGGGCCGAGCTGATCCACTCCTGGCCGCAACCGTTCGCCGACGAGCAGGCCGTGCTCGACTACTTCGGCCCCGTCGCGGGCACCTATTTCCTGCGCGCGTTCACCGCGGCATCCGACGGCTACCGCCTGCACGGCGAGGTCGACACCTTTCGCGCGATCTCCGAGGAATGGGGCACACGCGACTTCTGGACCGAGTGGAAGTCGCTGCGGGTGCCCACCCTGCTCATCGAAGGCGAGCACACCATCACCCCGCCGGGTCAGATGCGAACGATGGCCGCGGCGGTTCCCGACGCGGAGTACGTGCGGATAGCGGGCGCGGGTCATCTCGTCCACGATGAACAACCCGAGGCCTATCGCGAGCATGTCGGCCGATTTCTGGACCGCGTGACCAGCCGCGACCCCGATTAG
- a CDS encoding antibiotic biosynthesis monooxygenase family protein, protein MAVVKINAIEVPEGAGPELEKRFAARAGAVENSPGFLGFQLLRPVAGDNRYFVVTQWDSEESFAAWRDGPARAAHAGNGGDGERPKPVSTGASLLEFEVVLDVPAKA, encoded by the coding sequence ATGGCTGTTGTGAAGATCAATGCGATCGAAGTTCCCGAGGGCGCGGGCCCCGAGCTCGAGAAGCGGTTCGCCGCGCGTGCGGGCGCGGTGGAGAACTCCCCCGGTTTCCTGGGGTTCCAGTTGCTGCGTCCCGTCGCCGGCGACAACCGGTATTTCGTTGTGACGCAGTGGGATTCGGAGGAATCGTTCGCCGCCTGGCGTGACGGGCCCGCCCGTGCGGCGCATGCCGGAAACGGTGGCGACGGCGAGCGTCCCAAGCCGGTGTCGACGGGTGCCTCGCTGCTCGAGTTCGAGGTCGTCCTAGACGTGCCGGCGAAGGCCTGA
- a CDS encoding CbtB domain-containing protein — protein MAIAHSPSRSTGLDTLATVLVTVGVVLLALLALYLVGFDQGAVSRSGMFLHELMHDGRHLLGVPCH, from the coding sequence ATGGCTATCGCGCATTCACCCAGCCGGTCTACCGGTCTCGACACCCTCGCAACCGTGCTCGTCACGGTCGGTGTCGTCCTGCTCGCACTGCTCGCCCTGTACCTGGTCGGTTTCGACCAGGGGGCCGTCTCGCGTAGCGGGATGTTCCTCCACGAGCTGATGCACGACGGACGTCACCTGCTGGGTGTTCCGTGCCACTGA
- a CDS encoding CbtA family protein, whose amino-acid sequence MPLIGSFKTLLLRGLLAGLIAGLLAATVGYFVGEPQIDAAIAIEEAAAAPVEHGQDTAQAPGNSHEDEEGPLVSRSGQKAGQFLALGLAGMAFGALFASAVNIARRFTNLSGPQLSLTSAVLAWAAIVAVPFFKYPATPPAVGDPESMNERTWLWLAAVVLGLLAIAAAVAVYRALAVPDTLRLVAGVGAFVVVTTVGYVLLPGVNEVADDFPATLLWHFRVASLAETTTLWASLGLAFAALTEFASRRSTPVVDQVPTAG is encoded by the coding sequence GTGCCACTGATCGGATCGTTCAAGACCCTGCTGTTGCGTGGCCTGCTGGCCGGCTTGATCGCCGGTCTGCTGGCCGCCACAGTGGGTTACTTCGTCGGCGAGCCCCAGATTGACGCCGCGATCGCCATCGAGGAAGCCGCGGCCGCTCCAGTCGAGCACGGCCAGGACACGGCGCAGGCGCCGGGCAACTCCCACGAGGACGAGGAAGGACCGCTGGTCAGCCGGTCGGGCCAGAAGGCGGGGCAGTTCCTCGCGCTGGGTTTGGCGGGCATGGCGTTCGGCGCATTGTTCGCGTCGGCGGTGAATATCGCTCGTCGGTTCACGAACCTGTCAGGGCCGCAATTGTCGCTGACCTCGGCAGTTCTCGCGTGGGCGGCGATCGTCGCGGTGCCGTTCTTCAAATACCCGGCCACCCCGCCGGCCGTGGGCGATCCGGAGTCCATGAACGAGCGCACCTGGCTGTGGCTCGCGGCCGTCGTACTCGGCCTCCTGGCCATCGCGGCCGCCGTCGCCGTCTACCGTGCGCTCGCCGTGCCGGACACGCTGCGGCTCGTCGCCGGGGTCGGCGCGTTCGTCGTGGTCACCACGGTCGGTTACGTGCTGCTGCCCGGCGTGAACGAGGTGGCCGACGACTTCCCCGCCACCCTGCTGTGGCACTTCCGGGTGGCCTCGCTGGCCGAAACCACCACGCTGTGGGCGAGTTTGGGGCTGGCGTTCGCCGCGCTCACGGAATTCGCTTCGCGGCGTAGCACTCCGGTAGTGGACCAGGTTCCTACCGCAGGGTGA
- a CDS encoding OsmC family peroxiredoxin translates to MATRSARTLWSGGLQDGSGQVELVSSGLGKFDVSWPRRVADTAQGTSPEELIGAAHSSCYSMALSAEIANAGGTPEGLDVNADVTLAPDPAGGFQISKIKLTVRGRASGLDADGFAAAALAAKNGCPVSKALTGVAEIELDAALA, encoded by the coding sequence ATGGCGACTCGTAGCGCACGCACACTGTGGTCAGGCGGATTGCAGGACGGGTCAGGACAGGTCGAGCTGGTCAGTTCGGGCCTGGGCAAGTTCGATGTGAGCTGGCCTCGCCGGGTGGCCGACACGGCCCAGGGCACCAGCCCGGAGGAGCTGATCGGGGCGGCGCATTCCTCGTGCTACTCGATGGCGCTGTCGGCGGAGATCGCCAATGCCGGTGGTACGCCGGAAGGCCTCGACGTCAACGCCGATGTCACCCTCGCGCCGGACCCGGCCGGTGGCTTCCAGATCAGCAAGATCAAGCTCACCGTGCGTGGGCGTGCGTCCGGCCTCGACGCCGACGGGTTCGCCGCGGCTGCCCTCGCGGCCAAGAACGGTTGCCCGGTGAGCAAGGCCCTCACCGGTGTGGCCGAGATCGAGCTGGACGCGGCACTGGCCTGA
- a CDS encoding SRPBCC family protein, with protein MDQPVRHPDLSTRPHELTVERVMKASPSLLYAAWTQGLDLWLAVPGSVLMRPAVDEPLYFDTGSPEKRNPHYGRILLLEPNQRIEFTWVTAATEGVETVVAAEFRKQPRGIRLRLRHSGFPTAAIRDLHQQVWPDKLERLDEITSATV; from the coding sequence ATGGACCAGCCAGTTCGCCACCCGGACCTGTCCACGCGGCCACACGAGCTCACGGTCGAGCGCGTGATGAAAGCCTCGCCCAGCCTGCTCTACGCGGCCTGGACCCAAGGCCTGGATTTATGGCTGGCCGTTCCCGGATCGGTACTGATGCGCCCCGCCGTCGACGAGCCCCTCTACTTCGACACCGGCTCGCCCGAGAAGCGCAACCCCCATTACGGTCGCATCCTGTTGCTCGAGCCGAATCAGCGGATCGAATTCACCTGGGTCACGGCCGCCACCGAGGGCGTGGAAACCGTGGTCGCCGCCGAATTCCGCAAACAACCACGCGGTATCCGCCTGCGCCTGCGGCACTCCGGGTTCCCCACCGCGGCGATCCGCGATCTACACCAGCAGGTCTGGCCCGACAAGCTCGAGCGCCTCGACGAAATCACCAGCGCCACCGTCTGA
- a CDS encoding DMT family transporter: MSWVVLGLAGLVEIVWSQTIKPTENFTRLGPTVLCVALGSLAVYLLSRAMQTLPVGTAYAVFTGIGALGAIGLGVLVHKDPLSAGRALALSLILGGIVLARVTNPG; this comes from the coding sequence ATGAGCTGGGTGGTGCTCGGCTTGGCCGGGCTGGTCGAGATCGTATGGTCGCAGACCATCAAACCGACCGAGAACTTCACCAGACTCGGTCCCACGGTGCTCTGCGTCGCGCTCGGCTCGCTGGCCGTCTACCTGCTCTCGCGCGCCATGCAGACCCTCCCGGTGGGCACCGCCTACGCGGTTTTCACCGGAATCGGCGCGCTCGGCGCGATCGGTCTCGGCGTGCTCGTGCACAAAGATCCGCTGAGTGCGGGCCGCGCGCTGGCCTTGTCGCTGATCCTCGGCGGCATCGTGCTCGCGCGCGTGACGAATCCTGGGTAA
- a CDS encoding FMN-dependent NADH-azoreductase produces MTHLLHLDASARTNSLSRRLGAEFVQAWRDAEPGGTFTYRDLAVEPVPFIDEGWTELCDAVLAAGVTDLDRLAELAVTPAAKAAWRVAEPLLAQLLAADVILIGTPMYNYSVPASLKAWLDQVTFPRMSLGDRRFVVVTARGGAYSPGAPKAAFDYQERFLRDFFAGHFAVTDTVFVNAELANAVLDPNLAHLRDAHAASLAAAQAEVRLLAKDYVR; encoded by the coding sequence ATGACGCACCTGCTGCACCTCGACGCCAGCGCGCGGACGAACTCCCTCAGCCGCCGCCTCGGCGCCGAATTCGTCCAGGCCTGGCGCGACGCCGAACCCGGCGGCACCTTCACCTACCGCGACCTCGCCGTCGAGCCGGTGCCGTTCATCGACGAGGGCTGGACCGAACTGTGTGACGCCGTCCTCGCTGCCGGGGTCACCGACCTCGACCGGCTCGCGGAACTCGCCGTCACTCCCGCCGCGAAGGCCGCATGGCGGGTGGCCGAACCGCTGCTGGCCCAACTACTGGCCGCCGACGTGATCCTGATCGGCACACCGATGTACAACTACTCCGTTCCCGCGTCTCTGAAAGCCTGGCTGGACCAGGTGACCTTCCCTCGAATGTCGTTGGGGGATCGCAGGTTCGTCGTCGTCACGGCGCGGGGCGGGGCGTACTCACCCGGCGCGCCCAAGGCGGCGTTCGACTATCAGGAACGTTTCCTGCGCGACTTCTTCGCCGGTCACTTCGCTGTCACCGACACGGTGTTCGTCAACGCGGAACTGGCCAATGCCGTGCTGGATCCGAACCTCGCCCATCTGCGCGACGCTCACGCGGCCTCGCTCGCCGCCGCACAGGCCGAAGTGCGTTTGCTCGCCAAGGATTACGTGCGATGA
- a CDS encoding TetR/AcrR family transcriptional regulator, whose amino-acid sequence MEPRSDLLTGVALEAQQPIERTDAARNRAKVLAAAAELFADRDPRTVTMDDIAKAAGVGRGTLYRRYPDRNAIAVALLDEHERALQEQLLRGAPPLGPGAPPADRLAAFYAAMIELLTAHAHLVLGAETGGARFATGAYGFWSVHVRSLLIDAGVPQPDSMVDTVLAPLAAEVYLQQRERGLTPDQITAGLSTLAQRLLRG is encoded by the coding sequence ATGGAGCCCCGATCCGACCTGCTCACCGGCGTAGCGCTCGAGGCGCAACAACCCATCGAGCGCACCGACGCGGCCCGCAATCGCGCGAAGGTGCTGGCGGCGGCCGCGGAACTCTTCGCCGACCGCGACCCACGCACGGTCACCATGGACGACATCGCCAAGGCCGCAGGCGTGGGCCGCGGCACCCTCTACCGCCGCTACCCCGACCGCAACGCGATCGCCGTCGCCCTCCTCGACGAGCACGAACGCGCCCTCCAGGAACAGCTTCTGCGCGGCGCGCCCCCGCTCGGCCCCGGCGCACCCCCCGCCGATCGTCTCGCCGCCTTCTACGCGGCGATGATCGAACTGCTCACCGCCCACGCCCATCTGGTGCTCGGCGCGGAGACGGGCGGTGCCCGCTTCGCCACCGGCGCCTACGGTTTCTGGTCGGTGCACGTACGGTCCCTGCTGATCGATGCCGGTGTGCCACAGCCGGATTCGATGGTCGATACCGTCCTCGCGCCACTCGCCGCCGAGGTCTACCTCCAGCAGCGCGAACGCGGATTGACCCCCGATCAGATCACCGCCGGCCTGTCCACACTCGCCCAGCGCCTACTGCGCGGCTGA
- a CDS encoding DUF4240 domain-containing protein has translation MTSTPEDISRFWNLIASAWTATGTEPAAVLRSMDSGLEHRLDAFLTQLNSLSTDFSSEELTALDRVAERALYDLDRADLQAITDGSDDGFLYARGFIVAMGRDYYDAVNADPEAATADAECEKMCYFFAHLHNERFGAFPATGSGISRETASNPAGWS, from the coding sequence GTGACGAGCACCCCCGAAGACATCTCCCGATTCTGGAATCTGATCGCGTCGGCCTGGACGGCGACCGGCACCGAACCGGCCGCCGTCCTGCGGTCGATGGACAGCGGCCTCGAGCACCGACTCGACGCATTCCTCACCCAGTTGAACTCTCTGTCAACAGATTTCAGCAGCGAGGAACTGACCGCTCTGGACCGCGTCGCCGAACGCGCGCTCTACGACCTCGACCGCGCCGACCTCCAGGCGATCACCGACGGCTCCGACGACGGCTTCCTCTACGCTCGCGGATTCATCGTGGCCATGGGCCGCGACTACTACGACGCCGTCAACGCCGACCCCGAGGCCGCGACCGCCGACGCCGAGTGCGAGAAGATGTGCTATTTCTTCGCCCACTTGCACAATGAGCGCTTCGGCGCCTTCCCCGCTACGGGCTCGGGTATCTCCCGCGAGACGGCCTCGAACCCGGCCGGCTGGTCCTGA
- a CDS encoding ABC transporter permease has product MSTTTRDLTASVRAEAVRLGHWPAFWIVLGTWILLNLTFAYLFNYLAYTSGESGAMSDGLPRDVLLGQLMPAAVPEVFTQGMSMFGGALVLILGALAVGSGYGWGTWKTVFTQGPGRAAAVAGLLVALSAVVLALVLVAFAVDAGIATVIAVVESQPVTMPALDDSLIGIGTGTAILGMWMLAGAFIGAIARGPALAVGLGLVWVLVVENLLRGVASIFGPIEVVTDLLPGTAAGSLAGAMRTVAGPANPGVLDILTRGESFALLAVYVMAFAGGTIWLMTRRDLT; this is encoded by the coding sequence ATGAGCACCACGACAAGGGATCTCACCGCGAGCGTCCGGGCGGAAGCGGTACGCCTGGGGCACTGGCCTGCCTTCTGGATCGTCCTCGGCACTTGGATCCTGCTCAACCTGACCTTCGCCTACCTCTTCAACTACCTCGCCTACACCTCGGGCGAGAGCGGCGCGATGTCGGACGGCCTGCCTCGCGACGTCCTGCTCGGCCAACTCATGCCCGCCGCGGTCCCCGAGGTGTTCACACAGGGCATGTCGATGTTCGGCGGCGCGCTGGTGCTGATTCTCGGCGCTCTCGCGGTCGGCAGCGGATATGGCTGGGGCACTTGGAAAACCGTGTTCACCCAGGGGCCCGGTCGAGCGGCGGCGGTGGCGGGACTGTTGGTGGCCCTGTCGGCGGTGGTCCTCGCGCTGGTCCTGGTGGCCTTCGCCGTCGATGCCGGCATCGCCACCGTGATCGCGGTCGTCGAATCGCAGCCGGTCACGATGCCCGCACTCGATGACTCGCTGATCGGAATCGGCACCGGTACAGCGATTCTCGGTATGTGGATGCTCGCGGGAGCCTTCATCGGTGCCATCGCCCGCGGCCCCGCACTGGCCGTCGGCCTCGGCCTGGTCTGGGTGCTGGTGGTGGAGAACCTGCTCCGTGGTGTGGCGAGCATCTTCGGCCCGATCGAAGTCGTCACCGACCTGCTTCCCGGTACGGCCGCGGGATCGCTGGCCGGAGCGATGCGGACGGTGGCCGGACCAGCCAACCCGGGTGTGCTCGACATTCTCACTCGCGGTGAGTCGTTCGCTCTTCTGGCCGTGTACGTGATGGCTTTCGCCGGCGGAACCATCTGGTTGATGACCCGCCGCGATCTCACCTGA
- a CDS encoding ABC transporter ATP-binding protein, which produces MNESIVVTTELTKRYGEHRAVDAVSMRVAAGEIYGFLGPNGAGKTTTLRMLAGLVRPSAGSATVHGLSPGDPAVLRRTGVLIEGPGFYPYLSGRDNLRVLARYRGHGPADVERALERVGLASRAGDRFRTYSLGMKQRLGVGAALLGDPDLLILDEPTNGLDPAGLAEMRALITDLAADGHTVLLSSHLLAEVQEICDRVGVISDGRLLAESTVAELRGTAKLLVRAEPEDVALDAVRAVTDGRARVDADGIRVDAGAARAPAVARAVVSAGADLLELRVDEKSLEEVFFEMTTVEVAK; this is translated from the coding sequence ATGAACGAATCGATCGTGGTCACCACCGAGTTGACCAAACGCTATGGCGAGCACCGCGCGGTGGACGCGGTGAGCATGCGGGTCGCGGCCGGGGAGATCTACGGATTCCTCGGGCCGAACGGCGCGGGTAAAACCACCACATTGCGCATGCTGGCCGGTCTCGTCCGGCCCAGCGCGGGCAGCGCGACCGTCCACGGCCTGTCGCCGGGCGATCCCGCGGTGCTGCGCCGAACAGGCGTGCTCATCGAGGGTCCAGGGTTCTACCCGTACCTCTCCGGCCGCGACAACCTGCGCGTACTGGCCCGCTATCGCGGCCACGGTCCTGCCGACGTCGAGCGGGCACTGGAACGTGTCGGACTGGCAAGCCGGGCAGGCGACCGTTTCCGGACCTATTCGCTCGGCATGAAGCAGCGGCTCGGCGTCGGCGCGGCCCTGCTCGGTGACCCGGACCTGCTCATCCTCGACGAACCGACCAATGGCCTCGACCCGGCGGGCCTGGCCGAAATGCGCGCGCTCATCACCGATCTCGCGGCCGATGGACACACCGTGCTGCTGTCGAGCCATCTGCTCGCCGAAGTGCAGGAGATCTGCGACCGCGTCGGCGTGATCTCCGATGGCCGCCTGCTCGCGGAATCGACGGTCGCCGAATTGCGCGGTACCGCGAAACTGCTGGTCCGGGCCGAACCCGAGGATGTTGCCCTGGATGCCGTGCGAGCTGTCACCGATGGCCGCGCCCGGGTGGACGCGGACGGAATCAGAGTCGACGCCGGCGCCGCGAGGGCACCGGCGGTGGCGCGAGCGGTCGTGTCGGCGGGCGCTGACCTGCTGGAACTGCGCGTGGACGAGAAATCGCTGGAAGAAGTGTTCTTCGAGATGACGACTGTGGAGGTAGCGAAATGA
- a CDS encoding sensor histidine kinase, which yields MGASAKWERGSVVQDWGLAVVVAVIQLVGSSGANSHQTGVRSLDAFAYLLLVAGPVALGFRRVLPEPVLAVALIAAITYVLRDYGYGPIFLSLVIAFLSAAVTGSRWRTYPVVAIGYLTMVWPLPALLGRDTGAWQVFGLLAWMGVLVAIAEGVRQRRAVVLARTQRAEAAQRDEQAQQARAASEERLAIARELHDVLAHSLSLINVQSSVALELFDRKPQQAAAALATIKTTSKEALTEVHTLLHAIRSGTTVVPEYPEHSGVAEDSSPPPPPPRPAPRAPAPTLEDLDALLERTRATGLDVDTKIIGTPKKLPSVIDVAAARIVQESLTNVVRHAPGATALITLRYTPESVDITVDNTRPTGTVVRSGIGGNGIIGMRERAHALGGALTAGPRPSGGFRVAARLPARSASSATQAAAGKEIGG from the coding sequence GTGGGAGCGTCTGCGAAGTGGGAGCGTGGCTCAGTCGTTCAGGACTGGGGCCTGGCAGTGGTGGTCGCGGTGATCCAGCTGGTCGGTAGTTCCGGTGCGAATTCGCATCAAACCGGAGTGCGGTCGCTGGACGCGTTCGCGTACCTGCTGCTGGTCGCCGGGCCGGTGGCGCTCGGTTTCCGGCGGGTACTGCCCGAACCGGTGCTGGCGGTGGCGCTGATCGCCGCGATCACCTACGTACTGCGCGACTACGGGTACGGGCCGATCTTCCTGTCGCTGGTGATCGCCTTCCTGTCGGCCGCCGTCACCGGCTCCCGATGGCGCACCTACCCGGTGGTCGCGATCGGCTACCTGACGATGGTCTGGCCCCTACCCGCCCTGCTCGGCCGGGACACCGGCGCATGGCAGGTGTTCGGCCTGCTGGCCTGGATGGGTGTGCTGGTCGCGATCGCCGAGGGCGTGCGGCAGCGACGCGCGGTGGTGCTCGCGCGCACGCAGCGGGCCGAGGCGGCGCAACGCGACGAGCAGGCTCAGCAGGCCAGGGCGGCCTCCGAGGAGCGCTTGGCGATCGCTCGGGAACTGCACGATGTGCTGGCGCACAGTCTTTCGCTGATCAATGTGCAGTCGTCGGTGGCGCTGGAGTTGTTCGATCGCAAGCCGCAGCAGGCGGCCGCGGCCTTGGCGACCATCAAGACGACGTCGAAAGAGGCGCTGACCGAGGTGCACACGTTGCTGCACGCGATTCGCAGTGGCACAACGGTGGTACCGGAGTACCCGGAACACAGCGGTGTCGCAGAGGATTCGTCCCCACCGCCCCCTCCGCCGCGTCCCGCCCCGCGTGCGCCCGCTCCGACCCTCGAAGACCTCGATGCGCTGCTCGAGCGCACCCGCGCGACCGGGCTCGACGTCGATACCAAGATCATCGGTACGCCCAAGAAGCTGCCCAGCGTGATCGACGTGGCGGCGGCCAGGATCGTGCAGGAGTCGCTGACCAACGTGGTGCGCCACGCGCCCGGCGCGACAGCTCTGATCACCCTGCGATACACCCCGGAGTCGGTCGACATCACCGTCGATAACACCCGTCCCACCGGGACCGTGGTTCGATCGGGGATCGGCGGCAACGGGATCATCGGAATGCGCGAGCGCGCGCACGCGCTCGGCGGGGCACTCACCGCGGGCCCGCGTCCCTCCGGCGGATTCCGGGTGGCGGCCCGATTGCCCGCTCGCTCAGCGTCTTCGGCCACTCAGGCCGCAGCGGGCAAGGAGATCGGCGGATGA
- a CDS encoding response regulator, protein MTELPGSAAPAEIRILVADDQALVRGGFVALLDAQDDIEVIGEAENGEQAVRMTRALVPDVVLMDIRMPILDGLAATRMIADDPQLAPVRVVVLTTFELDEYVFEAIRAGAAGFLVKHTEPADLLRAVRVVAAGDALLSPGVTRRLLAEFSTHAKQPPPAAFAELTDREREVMILVAEGLTNAEIGARLYLSPATARTHVSRILTKLNARDRTQLVVLAYESGLVRPGWR, encoded by the coding sequence ATGACCGAACTGCCGGGTTCCGCGGCGCCTGCCGAGATCCGGATCCTCGTCGCCGACGATCAGGCGCTGGTGCGCGGCGGTTTCGTCGCCCTGCTGGACGCCCAGGACGACATCGAGGTCATCGGCGAGGCCGAGAACGGCGAGCAGGCCGTCCGGATGACCCGCGCGCTGGTCCCCGATGTGGTGCTGATGGACATCCGTATGCCGATTCTCGACGGCCTCGCCGCCACCCGCATGATCGCCGACGACCCCCAGCTCGCGCCGGTCCGCGTCGTCGTCCTCACCACCTTCGAACTCGACGAGTACGTCTTCGAGGCGATCCGCGCGGGCGCGGCCGGCTTCCTGGTCAAACACACCGAGCCCGCCGACCTGCTCCGCGCCGTCCGCGTCGTGGCGGCGGGCGACGCCCTGCTCTCCCCCGGCGTCACCCGCCGCCTGCTCGCCGAATTCTCCACCCACGCCAAACAACCACCCCCCGCCGCCTTCGCCGAACTCACCGACCGCGAACGCGAGGTGATGATCCTGGTAGCCGAAGGCCTCACCAACGCCGAAATCGGCGCCCGCCTCTACCTGTCCCCCGCCACCGCCCGCACCCACGTCAGCCGGATCCTCACCAAACTGAACGCCCGAGACCGCACCCAACTAGTAGTCCTCGCCTACGAATCCGGCCTGGTCCGCCCGGGCTGGCGATAG